GACGCTTTCCCGCACGATGAAGACCGATGTCGCTGTTGATCCGACCACGCCAGGCGATGGCGCCTCGGCCGGTTTGAGCGCTCCGACCAACCTCACCATCAATCCTCTCAACCCGAAGGAAATCTTCATCAGTGCCAACTGGCGCCCGGCTTACAGCGCCGACGGTGGCCGCACGTGGGAAGAGCGCGTCAAGGGCGCGGATATCACGGTTCACACCGACATCCGTTTCAGCGGTAACCGCACTTACGCCTCCGCGATGGACGAAGGCACGCTGATGAGCGAAGACCAGGGCAAGACTTGGAAACAACTCTGGCCGCTCAAATACGACGGCGAGTTCTCCGGTCACAACTGGCGTCTGGCCGTGAACAACATCAATGGTGTCGATCGCATCATCGCGACCGTCAGTCCGTGGACCGGCAAGAATTCCACGATTGTTGTGATCAGCGAAGACGGCGGCAAAACCTACAAGCAGACCACGGCCGGTCTGCCAACCTACGAGATCAAGGCGAACACCATGTGGGGCCGCGGTTATCCGCGCGCGCTCGCGGTCGATCCGTCTAACCCGAAGATCGTTTACCTCGGCATCGATGGCGATGCGACCGAAGGCAAACAGGGCGGCGGCGTATTCAAGTCGGTCGACGGCGGCTACACCTGGAAGCAGCTCGAAAACCAGCCCGGCAGCCGTCGCATGTATTACGGTCTCGCGATCGATCCGACGAATCCGAAGCGCATCATCTGGGGTGGCTTCGGCACCAACGGTGGTGTCTACATCAGCGAGGACGGCGGCGATTCCTGGAACTATGCCTTCAAGCAGGACCAGTATCTGTTCAACGTTCACGCCGCTGCGGACGGCACGCTCTACGCCGCGGGCAACAACCTCTGGCGCAGCACCGACCACGGTAAAACGTGGAAGCAGATCACGCAGATCAAGGGCCGCTCGGTGGTCGGTCTCGAAATCGATCCGCGCAACCCGAAGGTCATGTGGATCTCGGCCGTGACGTGGGATGGCAGCTCCAAGGGAGACGTTTTCAAGACCACCGACGGCGGTGTGACCTGGACCGATTTCACCGGCGACATCCAGCATCGCAAGCCGCAGATCCTGCGCTTCAACCCGAAGACCAACGAGCTGTGGTCGGGTCAGACGATGATGCATAAGATTAAGCAGTAATCAGCCAAACCCGGGCGCGCACGAGGCGCGCCCCTACGTCGTAAAGTAGGGGCGCGGCTTGTCCGCGCCCTTCACGTTTTTATATGTCCACGCCATTTGATGAAGCGCTCGCTGGAAACGCCCGCTGGATTTGGGCGGAGGGCGTCGCCGGTCCCAACAGCTACGTTGAGTTCTCGCGCGAACTCGACGTGGGCGGTGACATCACCGAGGCGTGGATTCAGTTGTCGGCGGAGACTTCGCTGCGGTTATGGGTAAACGGACGCCTCGTGCACTCCGGCCCACCGCGCGAAGTGCCGCCGTATTTTTATTTCGATACGATTGATCTGCGTGCTCATCTCATGAGCGGGCGCAACGAGGTGAGTATTGTCGCGCATCATCAAGGGCAGAACTCGCAGAGTTATCAGGCGGGAACGCCGGCGATTCTGGTGGCGGGGCGTTTCGCAGTGGCGGGAATGGCGGAGATTGATTTTTCAGAGACGGGTGGCTGGCGGACGCGACGGATGACGCGTTACCGGCAGGACGCGCACCGGCTCTTCGGCTGTCTCGGGTTTTCCGAGCGGGTGGATTTTGCGGCGGTTGATCTTCCGTGGGGCGAAGCGTGTGCGGTGGCGTTGCACCCGTGGACGGAGCGTCCGACTGCACTGGCGCGCGATCTGCCTGAGTGGCGCGAGACGGTGCGTGTGCCGGTGTCACAGGTGGCGCACGAAGGCGGCTGGTTGATTGACATGGGCCAGGAGGTGAGCGGCTACGTCGAAATACACGTGCATGCGGATCGGCCGCTGACGCTGGCGGTTTCTTATGCCGAGGCGCTGATCGCCGGACGTGTCGATGCGACCAAGGCGGGGATGAATTACAGTGACCGCCTGGAGCTGATCGCAGGCGAGGCGAAGTGGCGCAGTTACGAGAAGCGCGCGTTCCGCTTTCTGCAGCTCGACGCGCCGGTCGATGTGAAGGCGCTGCGCGTGATCGAGCACGTCTGGCCGTATGAACCGGTGTGGGCGAAGGCGGGTGACGGATCGGAACTGATACGGCGTATTCGTGAAGTTTCGGCGCGCACGATCGAGCTGAACACCGAGGACATGCTGACGGATTGTCCGTGGCGTGAACGCGCGCAGTATCTCGATTCGCAGTTTTACATGGGAGCGATGTTTCAGCTCTTCGGCACGCTGGAGCCGATCCGGCGGTTTCTGCACCAGTTCCCACGTGGCGCGGACGCGACCGGGTTGTTGCGCGCGTGTTATCCGTCGCCTGCGGCGATGATCGTCATCCCGGATTTCTCGATGTCGTATGCGGTGCTGCTGCTGCGTTATCTCGAACTCAGCGGAGATTTGGAAACGGTGCGGAAGAACCTGCCGCTCGCGGAGCGAGGCGTGCTGGCCTATCGCCAATACGAGGATGCGGCGGGTCTGCTCGTCGATGTGCCGGGCTGGATCTTTTTGGACAACACGTTCGAACTGCCGAAGTTCCCGCGAAGCGCGGGGCTCAATGCGGTGTATCACGGCGGCTATCGGGCGCTGGCCGCGTTGCTGCGGACGTGCGGAGACGAGAAACGTGCGGCGGAGTTTGATGCGATAGCGGTGCGTTTGCGCGCTGCGTTTCGCGAAGTATTTTTGCGAGATGGACGTTTGCTGGATGCGGACTCAACGCCGGAGCATGAGAAGCACCGGCAGTGGGTGTATCATCATGGTGGCGGGAAGGGCGGGAGTTTCCGTCTGCAGGTGGAGTTTAGAAAAAGC
This window of the Rariglobus hedericola genome carries:
- a CDS encoding family 78 glycoside hydrolase catalytic domain — its product is MSTPFDEALAGNARWIWAEGVAGPNSYVEFSRELDVGGDITEAWIQLSAETSLRLWVNGRLVHSGPPREVPPYFYFDTIDLRAHLMSGRNEVSIVAHHQGQNSQSYQAGTPAILVAGRFAVAGMAEIDFSETGGWRTRRMTRYRQDAHRLFGCLGFSERVDFAAVDLPWGEACAVALHPWTERPTALARDLPEWRETVRVPVSQVAHEGGWLIDMGQEVSGYVEIHVHADRPLTLAVSYAEALIAGRVDATKAGMNYSDRLELIAGEAKWRSYEKRAFRFLQLDAPVDVKALRVIEHVWPYEPVWAKAGDGSELIRRIREVSARTIELNTEDMLTDCPWRERAQYLDSQFYMGAMFQLFGTLEPIRRFLHQFPRGADATGLLRACYPSPAAMIVIPDFSMSYAVLLLRYLELSGDLETVRKNLPLAERGVLAYRQYEDAAGLLVDVPGWIFLDNTFELPKFPRSAGLNAVYHGGYRALAALLRTCGDEKRAAEFDAIAVRLRAAFREVFLRDGRLLDADSTPEHEKHRQWVYHHGGGKGGSFRLQVEFRKSEAAHPLRLAVHGGARVWIDGVDVASVKEGGSWTRSAIYQPITLPTPADTSWHRLELEVEFSGIDWECYLSSLSDVEWRDARVNGRAVELRVNPWAWLTQTTVGYAAYHGLLEDDEAKELLKACLPQRYVLPYPKRTTPFFAQIGEAAADEKRILPCNVPASLFHFCHALKRYGMEREARELLMPIYAGMLERGATTWWEEWNTGSSLCHAWASFVVEFIDE